A single window of Terriglobales bacterium DNA harbors:
- a CDS encoding TlpA disulfide reductase family protein: MRRNAAAIVIISLVVVVMIYAGVKNSRPKASAMIGNPQPLVYGQSNGKEAPDFVLKDLDGKQVRLSDFRGKAVLLNFWATWCGPCKVEMPWFVDFQKQYGPQGLEIVGVALDDSGKDEIQKFAKEMGVNYTVLQGQDDVGDAYGAVGLPTTFYIDRSGKIVDSASGLVSRSEIEDNIKKALAEGKSEAATANPPAKSAS; the protein is encoded by the coding sequence GTGAGACGTAACGCTGCCGCCATTGTGATCATTTCCCTTGTAGTCGTAGTCATGATTTATGCGGGCGTTAAGAACTCGCGGCCGAAGGCGTCGGCAATGATTGGCAATCCGCAGCCGCTGGTTTATGGCCAGAGCAACGGCAAAGAAGCTCCTGACTTCGTACTCAAAGATCTCGACGGCAAGCAGGTGAGGCTCTCAGATTTTCGTGGTAAAGCTGTTCTGTTGAATTTTTGGGCGACATGGTGTGGACCGTGCAAAGTAGAGATGCCCTGGTTCGTGGATTTCCAGAAGCAGTATGGGCCGCAGGGGCTGGAGATTGTAGGCGTAGCGCTCGACGATTCCGGCAAAGATGAAATCCAGAAATTCGCCAAAGAGATGGGCGTGAACTACACCGTACTGCAAGGACAGGACGATGTTGGCGATGCTTACGGCGCAGTCGGACTTCCCACCACTTTTTACATCGATCGCAGCGGCAAGATCGTGGATTCCGCCTCAGGCCTGGTGAGTCGCAGCGAGATTGAAGACAACATCAAGAAGGCGCTGGCGGAGGGAAAGTCTGAAGCAGCCACGGCCAACCCTCCGGCTAAGTCGGCTTCTTAG
- a CDS encoding PAS domain-containing protein yields the protein MPFKEQELILAQQLAGLAIWEWHVESDELKWLPGSVPLFGRPICEIAHRKDAPQPVYEEDRVRVQNAVRKAVDEGGDFDVEYRVQWPNREVHWIRTRGRMVQHPERGKLLIGVTQDTTETKNREQALEAQARLLDLAYEPILVRDAQDRITFWNKGAERLYGYTSKEALGERSHDLLCTKFPDSLEQIEAQLAKHTSWEGELVHRTKDRRLIHVATRWQRLSDKEMWTLETNFDLSHQKALQVAKVWEEKAKLIGELSHEINNPLAAATNATYMLRSGSDHPVQYVDILEESINRIARFIRKSNELHEKARAHEHRLVQENGDQLQ from the coding sequence ATGCCGTTCAAAGAGCAGGAACTCATCTTGGCCCAGCAATTGGCTGGTCTCGCCATATGGGAATGGCATGTAGAAAGCGACGAGCTGAAATGGCTTCCTGGCAGCGTGCCTCTCTTTGGGCGTCCAATATGCGAGATCGCACATCGCAAGGATGCTCCGCAGCCTGTTTACGAAGAAGATCGCGTGCGCGTGCAGAATGCAGTTCGGAAGGCGGTGGACGAAGGCGGAGATTTTGATGTCGAGTACCGCGTTCAATGGCCAAATAGAGAAGTTCATTGGATTCGCACACGCGGTCGCATGGTCCAACATCCCGAGCGCGGCAAACTTCTCATCGGAGTGACGCAGGACACAACAGAGACAAAAAATAGAGAGCAGGCACTGGAGGCTCAGGCTCGCCTGCTAGATCTCGCGTATGAGCCCATTCTGGTCCGCGATGCTCAGGACAGAATTACTTTCTGGAACAAAGGCGCCGAACGACTGTACGGCTACACATCCAAAGAAGCGCTCGGCGAAAGGAGCCACGACCTTCTTTGCACCAAATTTCCCGATTCCCTGGAGCAAATTGAAGCTCAGCTTGCCAAGCATACATCGTGGGAGGGCGAGCTCGTTCACCGCACCAAAGATCGGCGGCTCATTCACGTAGCCACTAGATGGCAGCGACTTTCCGACAAAGAAATGTGGACACTGGAAACTAACTTCGACCTTTCCCACCAGAAAGCATTGCAGGTCGCTAAAGTTTGGGAGGAGAAGGCGAAGTTGATCGGGGAACTGTCACACGAGATCAACAATCCCCTTGCTGCGGCTACCAATGCCACCTACATGCTAAGGAGTGGATCCGATCACCCTGTGCAGTACGTCGACATCCTTGAGGAGTCGATCAATAGAATCGCGCGGTTCATTCGCAAGTCGAACGAGCTGCACGAGAAAGCGAGAGCCCACGAGCACCGCCTGGTGCAAGAAAATGGCGATCAACTTCAGTAA
- a CDS encoding cytochrome c biogenesis protein CcdA — MQTLPLALTAFLAGIVSFLSPCVLPLVPGYISLISGASVDELRDEQASNHMRAVMVNSITFILGFTVVFVALGATATSVGRLLREYKGLLGQIAGAIIIIFGLHLTGILKISALYADKRMHTAGTGKTAWGSFVVGFAFAFGWTPCIGPILAAILAIAASQQTVSKGIVLLAIYSLGLAVPFLLTSLGIDRFLAFYGRFRRHLHAVEVASGVLLIVIGALFVTRHFTVLSGYLGFLNRFAL; from the coding sequence ATGCAGACTCTTCCACTGGCACTAACGGCGTTCTTGGCCGGGATCGTGTCGTTTCTTTCGCCGTGCGTCCTCCCACTCGTCCCAGGATATATTTCGCTCATTTCCGGCGCTTCGGTGGACGAGCTGCGCGACGAACAGGCGTCGAATCACATGCGCGCGGTGATGGTGAACTCCATTACCTTCATTCTTGGGTTCACGGTCGTCTTTGTGGCTCTGGGAGCTACGGCCACTTCTGTCGGCAGGCTGCTACGTGAATATAAAGGTCTGCTCGGGCAGATCGCCGGGGCGATCATCATCATCTTTGGCCTGCACCTGACCGGCATCCTGAAGATCAGCGCGCTCTACGCTGACAAGCGCATGCACACCGCAGGTACGGGCAAGACTGCATGGGGATCGTTCGTGGTGGGCTTCGCGTTTGCTTTTGGCTGGACTCCTTGCATTGGCCCAATTCTGGCCGCCATCCTGGCGATAGCAGCATCCCAACAAACAGTGTCGAAAGGCATTGTCCTGCTGGCCATCTACTCGCTCGGGCTGGCGGTGCCGTTTCTGCTGACATCTCTGGGGATCGACCGTTTTCTCGCTTTCTACGGACGATTCCGGCGGCATCTGCACGCAGTAGAAGTCGCCAGTGGAGTGCTGCTGATTGTCATCGGCGCGCTCTTTGTGACACGCCATTTCACAGTACTTTCCGGCTACTTGGGCTTTCTCAACCGCTTTGCACTGTGA
- a CDS encoding MFS transporter — translation MSANTVTSPAPLSMRDALKISGFKRLWFAQGVSILGDFLAIFGVINLITFRWHGTPLQVTNVMIAYIIPITIVAPLAGVFVDRWNVKRTMIASDLIRAVLILGLVFVTRLEHIYVIFLLVSTVSSFFGPAQSVTLRTLVPVHGLLSANALMSQAFYTMRIIAPAAAGLLVYWLGESSCFYLDTVSFIFSAAMLSTIVVMRIVSQKSGAGEKSVHGLMRDYTAGSRFILTHPAISFVMIAMMTAMFVLSCFSPLISVYVRDQLHAGTRAFGLISAMIGVGLIVGTQTVNAVAKGLSKKYVALSGIFGLSFATFVLALFKTSLLAGASMFGIGFAIAFIVVPAQTLMQQETPPDMLGRVSSSFMAVFSLSQLLGLVLSGSLADMIGIRRLFFYSAVLLTVLTTAGYLWLRDPKPEEKAIAAAG, via the coding sequence GTGTCCGCTAACACTGTAACTTCGCCTGCACCGCTTTCCATGCGCGATGCCCTGAAAATTTCAGGGTTCAAACGGCTTTGGTTCGCACAGGGGGTCAGCATCCTCGGTGACTTCCTCGCTATCTTCGGCGTCATCAACCTGATCACGTTTCGCTGGCATGGCACGCCTCTGCAAGTGACGAACGTGATGATCGCCTACATCATCCCGATCACCATCGTCGCGCCGCTCGCCGGCGTCTTCGTCGATCGCTGGAACGTGAAGCGCACCATGATCGCGAGCGACCTGATCCGCGCCGTTCTCATTTTGGGACTGGTCTTCGTCACGCGCCTCGAGCACATCTACGTGATCTTCCTGCTCGTAAGCACGGTCTCGAGCTTCTTCGGACCAGCGCAGTCCGTAACCCTGCGCACGCTCGTTCCCGTTCACGGACTGCTTTCGGCCAACGCGCTCATGTCGCAAGCGTTCTACACGATGCGTATCATTGCGCCCGCTGCTGCCGGACTGCTCGTCTACTGGCTCGGCGAGAGCTCCTGCTTCTACCTCGATACTGTAAGTTTTATCTTCTCCGCCGCCATGCTCTCGACCATCGTCGTGATGCGAATCGTTAGCCAGAAAAGTGGAGCAGGCGAAAAATCTGTCCACGGCCTCATGCGCGACTACACCGCCGGATCTCGATTCATCCTCACGCATCCGGCGATCTCGTTTGTCATGATCGCCATGATGACGGCGATGTTCGTCCTCAGTTGCTTCAGTCCTCTGATCTCCGTTTACGTGCGCGACCAGCTCCATGCCGGCACGCGCGCCTTCGGACTGATCAGCGCCATGATTGGAGTCGGACTCATCGTAGGCACGCAGACCGTCAATGCAGTTGCGAAAGGGCTTTCCAAGAAATACGTAGCGCTTTCCGGAATCTTCGGCCTGTCGTTCGCAACATTTGTGCTGGCTCTGTTCAAAACATCTCTTCTGGCCGGCGCGAGCATGTTCGGAATCGGCTTCGCGATCGCGTTCATCGTTGTGCCCGCCCAGACGTTAATGCAACAGGAGACCCCGCCAGATATGCTGGGACGCGTGAGCAGCAGCTTCATGGCCGTCTTTTCGCTCTCACAACTGCTAGGCCTGGTTCTCTCCGGATCCTTGGCCGACATGATCGGCATCCGGCGCCTGTTCTTCTATAGCGCCGTTCTGCTAACGGTATTGACGACAGCCGGTTACCTGTGGCTGCGCGATCCCAAGCCGGAGGAAAAGGCGATAGCCGCTGCCGGATAA
- a CDS encoding GAF domain-containing protein, whose product MGNLASNWRDQSLQAFSADAPWTAGNLEGLAEELLANITASGVAIVREDPETAGSLVCVVSLGTCVPPRAARVDPSSGISGRCIRERRTQRCYDSRIDPRVERAASERLGIRSLVAVPLVVDSRCIGLIEAVSDRPGHFDEARAAVVESAANRATALLAAQQNSSELLSDHLAGLTYRQAEHAIDAPVAIREAEERPAENIHVDRSVANGQTHLQSADWEGSARRRFLPWSALIAAALLAAWVSFYLVHQHTDHRIANSQQRTQALPSRIPAVPAISPKQETATPLTGKVTGSQAVPHLVVADGAKRGVISDQIRLAQAYMSGDGVPKSREKAASWYIIAGEKGSAGAKRRSIEVTRGMAPAEIARIRFDVAKMHMDGIGTRKDYIAAYTWFELSKAAGDIRVEHEEEILRTRMQPDQVQEGKQRASIWLQSHLRKTHRH is encoded by the coding sequence ATGGGAAATCTGGCAAGCAATTGGCGCGATCAGAGTTTGCAGGCGTTTTCTGCCGACGCGCCCTGGACGGCAGGCAATCTCGAAGGACTGGCTGAAGAGTTACTTGCAAATATTACCGCCAGCGGAGTCGCGATCGTGCGCGAAGATCCTGAAACGGCGGGAAGTCTGGTCTGTGTAGTCAGTCTTGGCACGTGCGTACCGCCGCGTGCAGCGCGTGTAGATCCGAGTTCGGGAATTTCTGGGCGATGCATTCGCGAACGCCGCACCCAGCGCTGCTACGACAGCCGCATAGATCCGCGGGTGGAGCGGGCTGCCAGCGAGCGGCTCGGAATACGATCCCTGGTCGCCGTTCCACTGGTGGTTGACTCACGTTGCATTGGCCTTATCGAAGCTGTTTCCGATCGGCCTGGACACTTCGATGAAGCGAGAGCAGCGGTCGTGGAGAGTGCGGCGAACCGGGCAACAGCACTCCTCGCTGCACAACAGAACTCTTCAGAGTTGCTCAGCGACCATCTTGCAGGATTAACGTACAGGCAAGCAGAGCACGCAATCGACGCTCCTGTTGCTATCCGGGAAGCTGAGGAAAGACCAGCAGAAAACATTCATGTGGATCGCTCCGTCGCGAATGGCCAGACACATTTGCAATCCGCCGACTGGGAGGGAAGTGCACGGAGGCGCTTTTTGCCATGGTCGGCGCTGATCGCGGCGGCATTGTTGGCGGCTTGGGTGAGTTTCTACCTGGTGCACCAACACACAGACCACCGCATCGCGAACTCTCAGCAGAGGACGCAGGCTTTGCCGTCTCGCATACCGGCGGTTCCAGCTATCAGTCCGAAGCAGGAGACGGCAACTCCTCTTACCGGCAAGGTCACTGGAAGTCAGGCGGTTCCGCATCTTGTCGTGGCCGACGGAGCCAAACGTGGCGTGATCTCCGACCAGATTCGTCTAGCTCAGGCATACATGAGTGGTGATGGCGTACCCAAAAGCCGGGAGAAAGCAGCCAGTTGGTACATCATTGCCGGAGAAAAGGGAAGCGCCGGAGCGAAACGGCGGTCCATTGAAGTCACTCGCGGCATGGCGCCGGCCGAGATTGCGCGAATCCGGTTCGACGTCGCGAAGATGCATATGGATGGCATCGGAACTCGGAAAGATTACATCGCTGCCTACACGTGGTTCGAACTGTCGAAGGCCGCCGGTGACATCCGCGTAGAACACGAGGAAGAAATCTTGCGGACCAGGATGCAACCGGATCAGGTGCAGGAAGGGAAGCAGCGCGCATCCATTTGGCTGCAATCCCATTTACGGAAAACACATCGCCACTGA
- a CDS encoding aldo/keto reductase, which yields MNRKQVSAASAGQVSLGRELRVHRLGYGAMRLTGEGIWGAPRDRNQALAVLRRAIELEVNFIDTADSYGPNVSEELIAEAFFPYPKGLVIATKGGWLRPGPNQWTHNATPTHLRKAVEGSLKRLRVERIDVYQLHIPDPIVSLEASMATLADLREQGKIREVALSNVTQEHIERARKIVPIVSVQNRYSFADREWDYVVDYCEKNGIAFIPWFPLGAGKVAGDALNKVAKQHQARPMQIALAWLLRRSPVMLPIPGTSSIEHLEENVAAASVHLTQAEFESLAGVPQLVATR from the coding sequence ATGAACAGAAAGCAAGTGTCGGCAGCCTCGGCCGGACAGGTTTCGCTCGGACGCGAGCTGCGCGTCCATCGCCTCGGATACGGAGCCATGCGTCTCACCGGCGAGGGCATCTGGGGAGCTCCGCGCGACCGGAATCAGGCTCTTGCGGTTTTGCGGCGCGCCATCGAGCTCGAAGTCAACTTTATCGATACTGCCGATTCGTATGGCCCGAACGTGAGCGAAGAGCTCATCGCGGAAGCGTTTTTCCCGTATCCCAAGGGGCTGGTCATCGCGACCAAGGGCGGCTGGCTGCGCCCTGGTCCGAATCAATGGACGCACAACGCTACTCCCACGCACCTGCGCAAAGCCGTAGAAGGCAGTCTGAAACGATTGCGAGTCGAGCGTATCGATGTATACCAATTGCACATACCCGACCCAATCGTCTCGTTGGAAGCTTCGATGGCGACGCTCGCTGATCTGCGCGAGCAGGGGAAGATTCGTGAAGTGGCGCTATCAAACGTGACGCAAGAGCACATCGAGCGCGCACGCAAGATCGTGCCCATCGTCTCCGTCCAGAACCGCTATAGCTTTGCCGATCGCGAGTGGGACTACGTCGTCGATTATTGTGAGAAGAACGGCATCGCATTCATCCCGTGGTTCCCGCTGGGCGCGGGCAAGGTCGCCGGTGACGCGCTTAATAAAGTTGCAAAGCAGCACCAGGCAAGGCCGATGCAGATCGCCCTTGCGTGGCTTCTGCGGCGCTCTCCAGTGATGCTTCCCATTCCGGGAACAAGCTCGATTGAACATCTGGAAGAGAACGTGGCGGCAGCTTCCGTGCACCTGACCCAAGCAGAATTCGAGAGCCTTGCAGGCGTACCGCAGTTGGTTGCGACAAGATAA
- a CDS encoding peptidoglycan recognition family protein has translation MPPPPELPRSSSAPPVAQPAKLSATEERLHRIGDEMEKLISQPAFAVPDAILNRTACLVVFPFQERDTAALQGFASCRNSERQWTSPVVVNLLSSSTAPLKSDLYVLVLSDRARRRLISGNLELRSPLRISPGPTRSKHAILDQVTASRDVFGYSIANGELRSALPPKGKISLNAGETQQLYGHPLDSAQLLGDGTMSSSVTSFYRVDVASFFNTITPAGIIIHHSVLIPGGDLPEAERALDRFHYARGYEISCFGKVYHIAYHYLILPDGRVVSGRPERCEGAHARGYNSYLGIALVGDFSSHTSSAGTRVAARPTKAQMAALIRLCCYLRQKYSIPLQRIMLHNAVSRTECPGEGFEFNTVLAAVSRESGAGS, from the coding sequence GTGCCACCGCCGCCAGAGCTGCCACGCAGCTCAAGTGCTCCACCGGTTGCACAGCCGGCCAAACTCTCCGCCACAGAAGAGCGACTGCATCGGATCGGCGACGAGATGGAAAAGCTCATTTCGCAGCCTGCATTCGCCGTACCTGACGCGATTTTGAATCGCACCGCCTGTCTGGTAGTATTCCCATTTCAGGAACGCGACACAGCTGCCCTGCAAGGTTTTGCGTCGTGTCGAAATTCTGAAAGGCAGTGGACAAGTCCGGTAGTTGTGAACCTGCTTTCCTCCTCGACAGCGCCACTCAAATCTGACCTCTACGTCCTGGTTCTGAGTGATCGCGCTCGGCGGCGCCTCATTTCCGGCAACCTGGAACTTCGCTCTCCTCTGCGAATTTCGCCGGGGCCGACGCGCTCGAAGCACGCCATTCTGGACCAGGTGACGGCCAGCCGCGATGTCTTCGGTTACTCGATCGCGAACGGCGAGCTGCGGAGCGCCCTTCCGCCCAAAGGAAAGATCTCACTTAATGCGGGGGAGACGCAGCAGTTATACGGACATCCGCTCGACAGCGCTCAACTGCTCGGCGACGGCACTATGTCATCGTCCGTGACCAGTTTCTACCGCGTGGATGTTGCGTCGTTTTTCAACACTATTACTCCAGCCGGCATCATCATTCACCATTCCGTTCTGATCCCCGGCGGAGATCTGCCGGAGGCCGAACGCGCTCTCGACCGGTTTCACTATGCGCGCGGGTACGAGATTTCCTGTTTTGGGAAGGTCTATCACATCGCGTACCACTATCTGATTTTGCCCGATGGGCGGGTTGTGAGCGGTCGTCCGGAGCGCTGCGAGGGCGCGCACGCGCGAGGATACAACTCGTATCTCGGCATCGCCCTGGTAGGCGATTTCAGTTCACACACGAGTTCCGCAGGCACGCGCGTAGCGGCGCGACCGACAAAGGCGCAAATGGCAGCGCTGATTCGATTGTGTTGCTACTTGCGGCAAAAGTATTCGATTCCACTGCAGCGCATCATGCTTCATAACGCCGTCTCGCGAACGGAGTGCCCGGGAGAGGGCTTCGAATTCAATACTGTGTTGGCGGCAGTGAGCCGTGAATCTGGAGCGGGATCATGA
- a CDS encoding protein-disulfide reductase DsbD domain-containing protein, with protein MESRKLFSLTTLAVLILAVCAIAADQPRSAHVYVNFEGASSASVTPGKPADVDLKFRVKDGFHVNSNKPNSELLIPTTLKLSPPRDLSAAAISFPQGKDISFPFDPSEKLNVYSEAFTVKAKLLAARAAQAGNFTVHGELRYQACSDNACYPPKTVPFQFDVHVVGASAKR; from the coding sequence TTGGAGTCACGCAAGCTCTTCTCGTTAACAACGCTGGCGGTACTGATTCTGGCGGTCTGCGCGATTGCGGCCGATCAACCGCGCTCCGCGCATGTTTACGTCAATTTCGAAGGCGCGTCTTCTGCAAGCGTTACACCCGGCAAGCCCGCCGACGTAGATCTGAAATTTCGGGTGAAAGATGGCTTCCACGTCAACTCCAACAAGCCCAATTCGGAACTGCTGATTCCAACCACGCTGAAGCTCTCGCCGCCGAGAGATCTTTCTGCGGCAGCCATCAGCTTCCCGCAGGGCAAAGACATTTCGTTTCCCTTCGACCCCAGCGAGAAACTCAACGTCTATTCCGAGGCATTCACGGTGAAAGCGAAGCTACTCGCCGCACGCGCAGCCCAGGCCGGAAACTTCACTGTCCACGGCGAGCTGCGCTATCAGGCTTGCAGCGACAATGCATGTTATCCGCCCAAGACTGTTCCGTTTCAATTTGATGTTCATGTGGTCGGCGCCTCGGCAAAACGGTAG
- a CDS encoding VWA domain-containing protein has protein sequence MFSATRCSVPVSLGARRRWFALVLVISTAFLSVGFAQDADDNTASPSAGAQSDTPRYSAEVKVVNLLATVRNKHGQIINNLSKDDFTLEEDGRPQTIKYFTRESDMPLKLGLLVDTSMSTLKDLPDERSASVSFLDQLVREEKDAAFVIHFDRQVELLQDLTSSKQKLASATDQIEPSSRDDNQSSGGSPTGYPGGARGGHHHFGGGGTLLYDAVFLASDELMQKQKGRKALILLTDGDDRGSKTSLVSAIESAQRADTIVYCIYFKGEDPGNFGGFGRGGHGGWGGLGGMGGPRAGRGGYPQESHEDGKKVLERMAKETGGRMFEISKKQPIDQIYSQIEQELRNQYSLGYTPDHNGTESYHKIHLASKEKNDIVQTRDGYYD, from the coding sequence ATGTTTTCAGCAACTCGCTGTTCTGTCCCTGTATCGCTCGGCGCGAGGCGGCGGTGGTTCGCGCTAGTGTTGGTGATTTCTACTGCTTTTCTCTCGGTTGGCTTTGCCCAAGACGCCGATGACAATACGGCATCGCCCTCGGCCGGTGCGCAATCCGATACTCCCAGGTATTCGGCCGAAGTGAAGGTCGTGAACCTGCTTGCGACTGTGCGCAACAAGCACGGACAAATCATCAACAATCTCTCTAAAGATGATTTCACGTTGGAGGAAGACGGGCGTCCGCAAACGATCAAGTACTTCACGCGCGAGAGCGACATGCCGTTGAAGCTGGGTTTGCTCGTCGATACCAGCATGAGCACGCTGAAGGATTTGCCCGACGAGCGCAGCGCAAGTGTCAGTTTTCTTGATCAGCTCGTGCGTGAAGAGAAAGACGCGGCGTTTGTGATTCATTTTGATCGCCAGGTCGAGCTGCTGCAGGATCTGACTTCGTCGAAGCAGAAGCTGGCTTCGGCTACCGATCAGATTGAACCCAGTTCGCGCGATGACAACCAGAGTTCGGGCGGATCACCAACCGGATATCCGGGCGGAGCCCGAGGCGGTCATCATCATTTTGGCGGTGGTGGAACGCTGCTCTATGACGCCGTCTTTCTTGCCTCCGATGAGCTAATGCAGAAACAAAAAGGACGCAAAGCGCTCATCCTGCTGACCGATGGAGACGACCGCGGCAGCAAGACCTCGCTCGTCAGCGCAATCGAGTCTGCGCAGCGCGCAGACACGATCGTGTATTGCATTTACTTCAAAGGCGAGGACCCGGGCAACTTTGGTGGATTCGGCCGCGGCGGACACGGTGGATGGGGCGGCCTAGGCGGCATGGGCGGCCCCCGCGCAGGTCGCGGCGGCTATCCGCAGGAATCGCATGAAGACGGCAAGAAGGTGCTGGAGCGCATGGCAAAAGAAACCGGCGGACGCATGTTCGAGATCTCCAAAAAACAGCCGATCGATCAAATCTATTCCCAAATTGAACAGGAGCTGCGCAATCAATACAGCCTGGGATACACTCCGGACCATAATGGAACAGAGTCGTATCACAAGATCCATCTAGCCTCCAAAGAAAAGAACGACATCGTCCAAACCAGAGATGGATACTACGACTAA